One Kiritimatiellales bacterium genomic window carries:
- a CDS encoding beta-galactosidase yields MFAFGTQYHRPPTPKMDKWENDFKTMKDHGFNMVRGWAMWGWLNPKEDVFDFSELERFCDLGLKYDIKTILLVNLESTPAWLYKKYPETLYTDQRGIKVVPHTVHNTCCGGFPGHCLHWPEIQGKAVEFIEALVKKFAGHPALYGWEPHNEPLHEPARYYRDGNGELFCYCDKTLEKFIEWLKVKYNNEINLLNQIWQRRYGFFDEIIPPVERGSYSDWADWRLFHIEDLVEQDKWRTQVIRDNDPDHPVMIHTRSASSGRNIVFDCTDDWRLSQFVDSFGFASFPAEVSILDHAMAGDINRAAAQGKEFWMHELASGPYGIGLDIPPVDLPGDRVAGWALTTIAQGAKGLLMWQFRTEQFGAEYGFNLVNLDGSPNQRLKAVERVGRLMLNNEALFARMKPQPAEIAVGYSPMNPLMLYVADGSVAAFDHSYLGTYRMLCNANVSSVDIVRLDIQAVDDDFTRYKVLYIPLALWMDEKTAEKIRQFVEQGGTVISEPSLALIETDYYSADTVPGMGLHEVFGCRREIMGNTKDTPVTIHVDGGRLTARFLREILIPESAEVIGRYETGEPAITLNHYGKGKAVYFGSNVFNQYYHSPAAEVCNFFEKRFHAGISRWAATSASEQTFLKIMEADGARIVFLFNITDQAVDTCLTVNADVANANDIYNECVIAFEKDEAGAKAVIHLDPYASCVFLFEGI; encoded by the coding sequence ATGTTTGCATTTGGAACGCAGTACCATCGTCCGCCAACACCAAAAATGGATAAGTGGGAAAACGATTTTAAAACGATGAAAGACCACGGATTCAATATGGTTCGCGGCTGGGCAATGTGGGGCTGGCTGAATCCAAAAGAGGACGTTTTTGATTTTTCAGAACTGGAGCGGTTCTGCGATCTCGGTCTCAAATATGATATTAAAACGATTCTTCTGGTGAATCTCGAAAGCACACCGGCCTGGCTGTATAAAAAATATCCTGAAACGTTGTATACTGACCAGCGTGGTATAAAGGTTGTTCCGCATACGGTTCATAATACCTGCTGCGGCGGATTCCCCGGGCATTGTTTGCACTGGCCGGAGATACAGGGAAAAGCGGTTGAGTTTATTGAAGCGCTGGTTAAAAAGTTTGCCGGGCATCCGGCGCTTTACGGGTGGGAGCCTCATAATGAACCGTTGCATGAGCCGGCACGGTATTATCGCGACGGAAACGGAGAGCTGTTCTGTTACTGTGATAAAACGCTGGAAAAATTTATCGAATGGCTCAAAGTTAAATATAATAATGAGATTAACCTATTGAATCAGATCTGGCAGCGCCGGTACGGCTTTTTTGATGAAATTATTCCGCCGGTTGAACGGGGCAGTTACTCCGATTGGGCTGACTGGCGGCTTTTCCATATCGAAGATCTCGTTGAACAGGATAAATGGAGAACACAGGTAATCCGCGATAATGATCCGGATCATCCTGTAATGATTCACACCCGCTCTGCATCTTCCGGACGTAATATTGTTTTTGATTGCACGGATGACTGGAGGCTTTCGCAGTTCGTGGATAGTTTTGGGTTTGCCAGCTTTCCGGCGGAGGTTTCGATACTGGATCATGCCATGGCCGGAGACATCAACCGGGCAGCGGCTCAAGGGAAAGAATTTTGGATGCATGAACTTGCATCAGGACCGTATGGAATAGGGCTGGATATTCCGCCGGTTGATTTGCCGGGCGATCGTGTCGCCGGCTGGGCGCTGACAACAATTGCTCAAGGGGCAAAAGGATTGTTGATGTGGCAGTTCCGGACAGAGCAGTTTGGTGCTGAATATGGATTTAATCTTGTAAACCTTGACGGTTCGCCTAATCAGCGCTTGAAAGCTGTGGAACGTGTCGGGCGGCTGATGCTTAATAATGAAGCACTGTTTGCACGCATGAAACCGCAGCCGGCGGAAATAGCGGTCGGCTATTCCCCGATGAATCCGCTGATGTTGTATGTCGCCGATGGGTCGGTGGCTGCGTTTGACCATTCGTATCTGGGTACTTACCGGATGCTGTGTAATGCAAATGTGTCGTCCGTGGATATTGTCCGGTTGGATATTCAGGCTGTGGATGATGATTTTACACGCTATAAAGTGCTGTATATCCCTCTTGCGCTGTGGATGGATGAGAAAACTGCAGAAAAAATCAGACAGTTTGTTGAACAGGGCGGAACAGTGATTTCTGAGCCGTCGCTGGCGTTGATTGAAACCGATTATTATTCTGCAGATACAGTTCCCGGCATGGGATTGCATGAGGTGTTTGGCTGCCGGCGCGAAATCATGGGCAACACAAAAGATACCCCCGTAACGATTCATGTTGATGGGGGGCGTTTGACTGCACGCTTTTTGCGCGAGATATTGATTCCTGAGAGTGCAGAAGTTATCGGAAGGTATGAAACCGGCGAACCTGCCATCACACTGAATCATTACGGGAAAGGAAAAGCGGTCTATTTCGGATCAAACGTTTTCAATCAATATTATCATTCACCGGCGGCAGAGGTCTGCAATTTCTTTGAAAAGCGTTTTCACGCCGGCATTTCACGCTGGGCGGCGACGAGTGCATCAGAACAGACATTTTTGAAAATCATGGAAGCCGACGGAGCACGGATTGTATTTCTTTTCAACATAACCGATCAGGCTGTCGATACATGCCTGACCGTTAATGCCGATGTTGCAAATGCTAATGATATTTACAATGAATGTGTCATTGCATTTGAAAAAGACGAGGCAGGGGCAAAAGCGGTGATACATCTCGATCCTTATGCATCTTGTGTTTTTCTCTTCGAAGGAATATAA
- a CDS encoding DNA-binding transcriptional regulator, with protein sequence MTQIKKRKRVLLALGWHSYLLQRGVARYANQVRWVLNVEMERTGTVPPYWRGNGVICVLGVDDKLDRQILALNLPTVSISPVAKPHIPRVFCDNKIMAEMAVEHFSARGFKHFAYYICSGGPVEEMRATEFCKALRSQPTAELHELNWIAANKNRNAGSAMRIDWLGKRLKQLPKPLAVITEFDDRGVEVLQACENAGLRVPDDVAVLGADNDDLLCDFAPVPLSSIDTDLERQGYEAAALLNRIMSGKKPARRTLLVPPTGVIMRKSSDLLGIEHPHVVAALGQIRERYREPVTTKELCREIPMSYRWLHAAFQKHVGHTMAEELRNCRIRQAEKLLLDSARLKMEDIAEQAGFSSAGQMTRVFSHFRGVSPSNYRKKHTFNE encoded by the coding sequence ATGACACAAATTAAAAAACGAAAACGGGTTTTACTGGCGCTGGGCTGGCATTCCTACCTGTTGCAACGCGGCGTTGCGCGTTATGCAAATCAAGTGCGGTGGGTCCTCAATGTTGAAATGGAACGGACAGGAACTGTTCCGCCATACTGGCGGGGAAACGGCGTGATCTGTGTGCTGGGAGTTGATGATAAACTGGACAGACAGATTCTGGCACTGAATCTTCCCACCGTAAGTATCAGTCCCGTTGCAAAGCCGCATATTCCGCGTGTTTTCTGTGATAATAAAATTATGGCTGAAATGGCGGTGGAGCATTTCAGCGCCAGGGGATTTAAACATTTCGCCTATTATATCTGTTCCGGCGGACCCGTAGAAGAAATGCGGGCGACAGAATTCTGCAAGGCGCTTCGGTCTCAACCAACTGCCGAACTCCACGAATTAAACTGGATTGCCGCAAATAAAAACCGGAACGCCGGCAGTGCCATGCGTATTGACTGGCTGGGAAAACGTTTAAAACAGCTGCCTAAACCACTGGCGGTGATTACTGAATTCGATGACCGGGGTGTCGAAGTTTTACAAGCCTGTGAAAACGCCGGATTGCGTGTTCCGGATGATGTTGCGGTCCTCGGAGCGGATAATGACGATCTGCTATGTGATTTTGCCCCTGTTCCCCTCTCCAGCATTGATACGGATCTTGAGAGACAGGGATATGAGGCGGCGGCTCTGCTGAACCGCATTATGAGCGGGAAAAAACCGGCCAGGCGGACATTACTGGTGCCGCCGACAGGAGTGATTATGCGCAAAAGCAGCGATCTGCTCGGGATTGAACATCCGCATGTTGTCGCCGCACTGGGTCAAATACGGGAACGTTACCGGGAACCGGTGACAACTAAAGAGTTATGCAGGGAAATCCCGATGTCTTATCGCTGGCTGCACGCCGCGTTCCAAAAACATGTCGGACATACCATGGCGGAAGAGTTGCGCAACTGCCGCATCCGGCAGGCTGAAAAACTTCTATTGGATTCTGCCAGACTGAAAATGGAGGACATTGCGGAACAGGCCGGCTTTTCTTCCGCCGGGCAAATGACCCGTGTTTTTTCACATTTTAGAGGGGTGTCACCCTCAAATTACCGTAAAAAGCACACATTTAATGAGTGA
- a CDS encoding sulfatase-like hydrolase/transferase, which yields MKQNTARMLAKTVGLGATVLAKTGFSFAVTVTAQEKPPPNILFIWTDEQNFGMLSCEGNKYIQTPNLDRLAREGVLFLNSFCTYPSCSPSRATVVTGAYAFNHNLCDNVHADRGLEGITPLDGYRLTEEYLQDAGYMVGHRGKWHTGSKRDWGTCFTADPDFSESYCPTWVKNTKPQILQEFPWDRTTKTGKGGYVKGKTDEPTRLTPSWQAVFDRGQLPDWAIVGEMLIPSEMTMEYSIIEDSIQFIEKNKDRLWTLTVSISPPHDPWNVPEPYYSDIAMPLVDKMEIPGNADPDDHRSSISWRVGQRVDDRGIQEYMAIYHAQVVMMDEYIGRVLDTLDRLNLTENTLVIFTSDHGDMLGLHKNLGKINNNLYDRLFHTPCIIRYPAGIKGGKVVNKPVMHVDFKPTMLDYAGISLPDNLDGKSLRPLIEKTDAEWRDYHLLEKFMEVVRNPDHTFVENGFYYAIGIRDENYKYIYTRFNNKAKNDQYCGPRFIDVKNDAFEERNLFKDSKYRTQIKAYHAKLRSVLEENGFPFLDEYAVDPWSER from the coding sequence ATGAAACAGAATACAGCAAGAATGTTAGCAAAAACAGTTGGTCTGGGTGCCACAGTTCTGGCTAAAACCGGATTTTCATTCGCCGTTACAGTGACCGCCCAGGAAAAGCCGCCGCCGAATATTCTGTTTATCTGGACGGATGAGCAGAATTTCGGAATGTTGAGCTGCGAAGGAAATAAATACATTCAAACGCCGAATCTTGACAGACTGGCCAGAGAGGGTGTTTTGTTTTTAAATTCGTTTTGTACCTATCCATCCTGTTCCCCGTCCCGTGCGACGGTTGTTACCGGCGCATATGCGTTTAATCATAATCTGTGTGATAATGTTCATGCAGACAGGGGTCTTGAAGGAATAACACCGCTGGACGGGTACCGGCTTACTGAAGAATATTTGCAGGATGCCGGTTATATGGTTGGGCATCGGGGCAAGTGGCATACCGGATCAAAAAGAGACTGGGGCACCTGTTTTACGGCCGACCCGGATTTTTCCGAAAGCTATTGTCCAACATGGGTTAAAAACACCAAACCGCAAATTTTGCAGGAGTTTCCCTGGGACCGGACAACGAAAACCGGCAAGGGCGGTTATGTTAAAGGAAAAACTGACGAGCCGACGCGCTTAACTCCCAGCTGGCAGGCCGTGTTTGACAGAGGACAGCTGCCGGACTGGGCCATTGTTGGCGAGATGCTTATTCCGTCTGAAATGACAATGGAATATTCCATCATAGAAGATTCAATTCAATTTATAGAAAAAAACAAAGACCGGCTGTGGACGCTGACTGTATCAATCAGCCCGCCGCATGATCCGTGGAACGTGCCGGAGCCGTATTATTCCGACATTGCCATGCCGCTGGTGGATAAGATGGAGATTCCGGGAAACGCTGATCCGGATGATCATCGAAGCAGTATTTCGTGGCGCGTAGGCCAGCGCGTTGATGACCGTGGTATTCAGGAATATATGGCCATTTATCACGCACAGGTTGTGATGATGGATGAATATATCGGCAGGGTTTTAGACACGCTCGACCGGCTGAATTTAACGGAAAATACATTGGTTATTTTTACATCCGATCACGGTGATATGCTTGGACTGCACAAGAATCTGGGGAAAATCAACAATAACCTGTATGATCGACTGTTCCACACGCCATGCATCATCCGTTATCCCGCCGGGATAAAGGGCGGGAAGGTTGTAAACAAGCCGGTTATGCATGTGGATTTTAAGCCAACCATGCTCGATTATGCCGGAATTTCTCTGCCTGATAATCTGGACGGGAAATCGTTACGGCCGTTGATAGAAAAAACTGATGCTGAATGGCGTGATTATCATCTATTAGAAAAATTTATGGAAGTTGTGCGGAACCCGGACCATACATTTGTAGAAAACGGTTTTTACTATGCAATAGGGATCAGAGATGAAAATTATAAATACATTTATACCCGGTTTAATAATAAGGCCAAGAATGATCAATACTGCGGCCCGCGGTTTATAGACGTAAAAAATGATGCCTTTGAGGAGAGGAATCTGTTTAAGGACTCGAAATACAGAACGCAGATTAAAGCGTATCATGCCAAACTCCGCAGCGTCCTTGAAGAAAACGGTTTTCCGTTTCTGGACGAGTATGCAGTTGATCCCTGGTCGGAAAGATAG
- a CDS encoding PEP-CTERM sorting domain-containing protein (PEP-CTERM proteins occur, often in large numbers, in the proteomes of bacteria that also encode an exosortase, a predicted intramembrane cysteine proteinase. The presence of a PEP-CTERM domain at a protein's C-terminus predicts cleavage within the sorting domain, followed by covalent anchoring to some some component of the (usually Gram-negative) cell surface. Many PEP-CTERM proteins exhibit an unusual sequence composition that includes large numbers of potential glycosylation sites. Expression of one such protein has been shown restore the ability of a bacterium to form floc, a type of biofilm.) translates to MKRVRLIITVGMIVLCVGHTGVSQQPTVQNLNVEFWQTSHEWSEDAIWNNGVKPAESGSNVQMAAKPVNYTVTISGGAVTVLSFRSNYQTVGTDWTPTLLVSTNFTIDNFLDLGVLANGALVVANGGNVLITKNAARTLLGTEGYTGTLTVESGGIYETSGRFLIGTNGNVTVDGTLKTLHGTVTNALTIEGNGYLYIGESGVIELSGNRTGNAILQGYINDGQIYGADAITMAYDSVADVTRLTVVPEPGSVVLFIVGCWIFLSARKSLHKACQTF, encoded by the coding sequence ATGAAGAGAGTTCGTTTAATAATAACCGTCGGGATGATCGTGCTGTGTGTTGGACACACGGGAGTCTCGCAACAGCCTACTGTTCAAAATCTAAATGTGGAGTTCTGGCAGACATCGCATGAATGGAGCGAAGATGCGATTTGGAATAATGGAGTCAAGCCCGCAGAATCGGGAAGTAATGTTCAAATGGCAGCGAAACCCGTCAATTATACGGTGACGATTTCCGGTGGTGCGGTAACAGTTCTATCTTTCAGATCAAATTATCAGACCGTCGGCACGGACTGGACTCCTACGCTGCTGGTATCAACAAATTTTACAATTGATAACTTTTTAGACTTAGGCGTGCTGGCAAATGGCGCTCTGGTTGTGGCGAATGGCGGGAACGTGCTAATAACCAAAAATGCCGCACGCACGCTTTTAGGAACGGAAGGGTATACCGGGACTCTGACTGTAGAGTCCGGCGGTATTTATGAAACCAGCGGACGGTTTTTGATCGGTACGAACGGAAACGTTACAGTTGACGGGACTCTGAAAACACTGCATGGCACTGTTACAAATGCATTAACCATTGAGGGTAACGGGTATCTTTATATCGGCGAATCCGGTGTGATAGAACTTTCAGGCAACCGGACAGGCAATGCAATATTGCAAGGATATATTAATGACGGTCAGATCTACGGTGCTGATGCAATAACGATGGCGTATGATTCTGTTGCTGATGTAACACGTTTAACCGTTGTGCCTGAGCCGGGGTCTGTCGTGCTGTTTATCGTCGGTTGCTGGATCTTTTTATCAGCCAGAAAATCGTTGCATAAAGCCTGCCAGACGTTTTAG
- a CDS encoding sulfatase-like hydrolase/transferase: MRIYNKQNLFFKTVGAGILSSAFSSGIAFGEECPAPNLLVIFPDQLNRNVLSCYGGPVPTPNIDRLAAEGVKFTQATCPTPYCSPSRMSLETSLYPHQHGIVQNCGWKQNGMTLNDETYAKILNHSGYSTHHYGKWHLEPVRMGDTMPYYSDQYRQFPEYRDEVLELFKTHRGTDPLGYQDWYGIILPVELSDPMKIAIKYNDLEKKWADRTFAQFAMKQGRFRLGEEDVFDKRVGDRAVNMIKKCSGQQQPFMITAGFNVPHDPYALHSPYYEMFDPDKIELPANHKVLEESFKRDWGRQVVTQMRGPNGEETGLREFMRIYYGAVKFLDDQVGRILTALEETGQIDNTIIIFLADHGDMVGGHGMAWKETRSFYEEVVVIPLIIRYPRLIKPRVNDVPAETLDLMPTILEMLNRPVPAQAEGKSLVPYMTGTKTASDAYPYTFSERVDGHPSGLREVLPDTKGSFMIRGRGFKYMIYPDGTDYLFDLKKDPGEVADLADKSKYLPVKKEMFAELNAWLERTGWSGAPAGGGKTF; encoded by the coding sequence GTGAGAATATATAATAAACAGAATCTGTTTTTTAAAACAGTTGGCGCAGGAATATTGTCTTCTGCATTTTCATCCGGTATTGCATTCGGGGAGGAGTGTCCGGCGCCCAATTTGCTGGTCATTTTTCCGGATCAATTAAACCGAAATGTATTAAGCTGCTATGGAGGGCCGGTTCCAACGCCCAATATCGATCGTCTGGCCGCGGAAGGCGTTAAGTTTACTCAGGCGACCTGTCCAACGCCGTATTGCTCACCTTCGCGTATGTCATTAGAGACCAGTCTGTATCCGCACCAGCACGGTATAGTTCAAAATTGCGGATGGAAGCAGAATGGCATGACGCTCAATGATGAGACATATGCAAAAATTTTAAATCATTCAGGGTACAGCACGCATCATTATGGAAAATGGCATTTGGAACCGGTCCGCATGGGCGATACAATGCCGTATTATTCTGATCAGTATCGCCAGTTCCCTGAATATCGCGATGAAGTTTTGGAGCTGTTTAAAACACACAGAGGAACAGATCCTCTCGGATATCAGGACTGGTATGGGATCATTCTGCCGGTGGAGCTCAGTGACCCGATGAAAATTGCGATTAAATACAACGATTTAGAAAAAAAATGGGCTGACCGCACATTCGCACAGTTTGCAATGAAGCAGGGACGGTTCAGGCTGGGCGAAGAAGACGTGTTTGATAAACGTGTCGGAGATCGCGCGGTTAACATGATAAAAAAATGCAGCGGGCAGCAACAGCCTTTTATGATTACGGCCGGCTTCAACGTTCCGCACGATCCTTATGCGTTGCATTCGCCTTACTATGAAATGTTTGATCCTGATAAAATTGAGCTGCCGGCGAACCACAAAGTTCTCGAAGAGAGTTTTAAAAGGGATTGGGGGCGCCAGGTTGTTACACAGATGCGGGGACCGAACGGGGAAGAGACCGGTTTGCGCGAATTTATGCGCATTTATTATGGCGCAGTTAAATTTCTTGATGATCAGGTCGGACGCATTTTAACGGCACTGGAAGAGACCGGACAGATTGATAATACAATAATCATTTTTCTTGCTGACCACGGTGACATGGTCGGGGGGCATGGAATGGCCTGGAAAGAGACACGGTCATTTTATGAAGAGGTCGTGGTTATTCCGCTTATTATCCGTTATCCCCGGCTTATTAAGCCCCGGGTGAATGATGTCCCGGCAGAGACTCTGGATCTTATGCCAACGATTCTGGAAATGCTTAACCGCCCTGTTCCGGCACAGGCTGAGGGGAAAAGTTTAGTGCCGTATATGACCGGAACAAAAACTGCTTCAGATGCTTATCCCTATACATTCAGCGAACGGGTGGATGGGCATCCCTCCGGATTAAGAGAGGTGCTCCCGGACACCAAGGGCAGCTTTATGATTCGGGGAAGAGGATTCAAATACATGATCTATCCCGACGGAACAGACTACCTGTTCGATCTTAAAAAAGATCCCGGAGAGGTTGCCGATCTTGCTGATAAATCGAAATATCTTCCGGTGAAAAAAGAGATGTTCGCAGAGTTGAATGCATGGCTGGAAAGAACCGGATGGAGTGGAGCCCCGGCAGGAGGTGGAAAGACATTTTAA
- a CDS encoding sodium:solute symporter, which produces MNSLLTQHVQGINLWDILIIAVYFLGIVLLGIKYGKSKDTQSYFLAGRSMTWPIIGISLFAASISSSTLIGQAGESYNTGLTVFNYNLISVTVMVFFAGFFLPFYIRQGIYTMPEFLERRFSAASRYYFSGVTILVNIFLDAAGSLYAAALVMKLIFPEASLILLAAIFAVLVAVYTIPGGLSAAIRVDFIQGIILLAGSIIITFAAARGGGAEYVRLLLSDPENMMLHLIRPMDDPTVPWLGLIIGIPVLGFFFWGNNQMLVQRCLTAKNVDEGRKGVLLAGALTLFTLFVIHLPGIMAQQLFPGLEKGDMVYPKLVIELLPNVLIGFLLSALIAALTSSVSGLLNAVATLFTMDFYVKIRPDRSSRHLVWAGRAVSFIVLLIAVAWVPMIARYSSLVTYYQEMLSMVAPPIVAVFLIGVFWKRANAAGAFAGLMGGMILGLIAICFKISGCGSVFGNIHFLLTVPLYFGLSAVLIITVSLLTKSPDMNAIRDSIWTLSLMKTELAEQKQYPVLKRFLFWGAVLLGLCIVELILFR; this is translated from the coding sequence ATGAACAGTCTGCTTACGCAACACGTGCAAGGTATAAATCTCTGGGATATACTTATTATCGCAGTTTATTTTCTGGGGATCGTTTTACTGGGTATAAAATACGGAAAGAGCAAAGATACACAGTCCTATTTTTTGGCAGGACGGAGTATGACATGGCCGATCATCGGGATTTCACTTTTTGCAGCAAGTATATCCAGCTCAACCTTAATCGGACAGGCGGGGGAGTCCTACAACACCGGGCTGACGGTATTTAATTATAACCTGATATCTGTGACGGTTATGGTATTTTTTGCCGGTTTTTTTCTGCCGTTTTATATCCGGCAGGGAATTTATACGATGCCGGAATTTTTAGAACGGCGTTTCAGTGCTGCATCCCGGTATTATTTTTCGGGAGTAACCATTCTGGTAAATATTTTTCTGGACGCGGCGGGATCTCTTTATGCTGCGGCACTGGTCATGAAACTGATTTTCCCGGAAGCAAGCCTGATTTTACTTGCAGCTATATTTGCCGTTTTGGTTGCAGTTTATACGATTCCCGGCGGACTTTCGGCCGCAATCAGAGTGGATTTTATTCAGGGAATTATCCTGCTGGCCGGATCAATTATTATCACATTTGCTGCAGCGCGCGGCGGCGGCGCGGAATATGTCCGTCTGTTACTGTCCGATCCGGAAAATATGATGCTGCATCTCATCCGTCCGATGGATGATCCCACGGTACCGTGGCTTGGACTGATTATCGGAATTCCAGTGCTCGGATTTTTTTTCTGGGGCAATAACCAAATGCTGGTTCAGCGCTGTTTGACGGCAAAAAATGTGGACGAAGGCCGCAAGGGCGTACTGCTCGCCGGTGCATTGACATTATTTACTCTGTTTGTAATCCATCTGCCCGGCATCATGGCGCAGCAGCTGTTTCCGGGACTGGAAAAGGGGGATATGGTTTACCCTAAACTGGTGATTGAGTTGCTGCCGAATGTACTGATCGGATTTCTTCTGTCGGCACTGATTGCCGCATTAACCTCCTCGGTCAGCGGACTGTTGAACGCCGTAGCGACACTGTTTACAATGGATTTTTATGTGAAGATACGACCGGATCGTTCTTCCCGGCATCTTGTATGGGCGGGTCGTGCGGTTTCATTTATCGTGCTGCTGATCGCAGTCGCATGGGTTCCGATGATTGCCCGTTACAGCTCTCTTGTTACATACTATCAGGAAATGCTGTCGATGGTTGCGCCTCCGATCGTTGCTGTATTTCTAATCGGTGTATTTTGGAAACGGGCGAATGCCGCCGGTGCTTTCGCAGGGTTGATGGGGGGAATGATACTGGGGCTGATTGCGATTTGTTTTAAAATATCCGGTTGCGGGTCAGTTTTCGGAAACATACATTTTTTATTGACTGTTCCACTGTATTTCGGACTGAGTGCCGTGCTGATTATCACAGTCAGTCTGCTGACAAAATCCCCGGATATGAACGCGATTCGTGATTCGATCTGGACGCTGTCTTTAATGAAGACCGAGCTGGCCGAGCAGAAACAGTACCCTGTGTTAAAACGTTTTTTATTTTGGGGTGCAGTGCTGCTTGGACTTTGTATTGTTGAGCTGATTCTGTTCCGGTAA
- a CDS encoding MFS transporter — MGKPIQSPENDPAVKLRMTEKLGYAAGDMASCLYFGIFMNFLAIFYTDVFGITPAALGTMLIFTRTWDWINDPIMGAIADRTNTRMGKFRPWLLWMILPYMTLGILTFTTFNLSPVMKIVYAYVTYTLLTMVYTAINVPYGALMGVMTAKSDERTVLASFRFVGANSGVFTVTLLLPYLVKTLGQGNDRFGYSGTAAVLAVMSGVLFFITFKTSTERIRPVEKKYQPLRKELAELSRNGPWLLVITLSILTVLGQAIRATTTLHYFKYVSGREEWGTRLLLYNSITAVAAVLLSKWICSAIGDKKRTYITLNLLFAALLAWFYFIPADSFKLMVANQILMAFIAAPMMPLFWSMIADTADYGAIKFGHRSTGIIFSAGTASQKIGWSIGPAVAMWILGTAGYVANANQTPETVHTLRLLMSFVPAAFALLTALTTCFYKIDGEMEKEIESSLRMCNLKSAAETD; from the coding sequence ATGGGAAAACCGATTCAATCGCCGGAAAACGATCCGGCGGTAAAACTCAGGATGACGGAAAAACTGGGATATGCCGCCGGCGATATGGCGTCGTGCCTCTATTTCGGCATATTCATGAACTTCCTCGCAATTTTTTATACAGATGTGTTTGGCATAACACCGGCGGCTCTGGGAACGATGCTGATTTTTACCAGGACCTGGGACTGGATTAATGATCCGATTATGGGGGCCATTGCAGATCGCACGAATACCCGGATGGGAAAGTTCAGGCCATGGCTGTTATGGATGATTCTGCCGTATATGACTCTGGGGATTTTAACATTCACTACGTTTAACCTGAGTCCGGTTATGAAAATCGTATATGCTTATGTGACGTATACGTTGCTTACGATGGTCTATACGGCAATTAACGTTCCTTACGGTGCCTTAATGGGCGTAATGACTGCTAAATCAGATGAACGGACAGTACTTGCATCATTTCGCTTTGTGGGCGCGAACAGCGGTGTTTTTACCGTAACTCTGCTTCTGCCGTATCTGGTAAAAACATTAGGACAGGGAAACGACCGGTTCGGTTATTCCGGAACGGCAGCTGTTCTGGCCGTGATGTCCGGTGTATTGTTTTTTATTACCTTTAAAACCAGTACAGAGCGCATTCGTCCAGTAGAGAAAAAATATCAGCCCTTACGGAAAGAGTTAGCAGAACTCTCCAGAAACGGTCCGTGGCTGCTGGTGATTACGCTGAGTATTCTGACGGTGCTTGGTCAGGCGATTCGAGCTACTACAACACTGCACTATTTTAAGTATGTGTCCGGACGGGAGGAGTGGGGTACCAGGCTTCTTTTATATAACAGTATCACCGCCGTGGCCGCCGTCCTGCTCAGTAAATGGATCTGTTCCGCAATCGGAGATAAAAAGCGGACGTATATCACGTTGAATCTGCTTTTTGCCGCGCTGTTAGCCTGGTTTTATTTTATCCCTGCTGATTCATTTAAATTAATGGTTGCAAATCAGATTTTAATGGCGTTTATCGCGGCGCCGATGATGCCCCTTTTCTGGTCGATGATCGCCGATACGGCCGACTACGGCGCAATCAAGTTCGGGCACCGCTCTACAGGCATCATTTTTTCCGCCGGGACAGCCTCGCAGAAAATCGGCTGGTCAATCGGGCCGGCTGTGGCGATGTGGATATTGGGAACGGCGGGGTATGTTGCAAATGCAAATCAGACGCCGGAAACAGTGCACACCTTGCGGTTGCTGATGAGTTTCGTTCCGGCAGCCTTTGCATTGCTTACAGCGCTGACAACCTGCTTTTATAAAATTGACGGAGAAATGGAAAAAGAGATCGAGAGTTCTTTGCGGATGTGCAACTTGAAGTCAGCGGCTGAAACGGATTAA